The following are encoded in a window of Vigna unguiculata cultivar IT97K-499-35 chromosome 8, ASM411807v1, whole genome shotgun sequence genomic DNA:
- the LOC114193829 gene encoding LOB domain-containing protein 13 isoform X2 has product MGRKHFYGPTPGITLNTVTPCAACKLLRRRCAEECPFSPYFSPHEPQKFVAVHKVFGASNVSKMLLEVPEAQRADAANSLVYEANLRLRDPVYGCMGAISTLQQQVQSLQAELNAIRAEILKYKYREAASLISSNHAALVSSADAISAAIPTNSQPLGLSQPLTPPPPKPLHTPPLKPLPSPSVILSSFSSSSTSSVYTPPKSSMSLGSISSTENVPYFV; this is encoded by the exons ATGGGAAGAAAGCATTTCTATGGTCCAACTCCTGGGATAACCTTAAACACAGTAACCCCTTGTGCTGCATGCAAGCTTTTGAGAAGAAGGTGTGCTGAAGAATGCCCTTTTTCTCCTTATTTCTCACCACACGAGCCTCAAAAGTTTGTAGCAGTTCACAAAGTGTTTGGTGCAAGCAATGTCTCCAAGATGCTTCTG GAGGTACCAGAGGCTCAAAGAGCTGATGCAGCAAATAGCCTTGTTTACGAAGCTAACTTGAGGCTAAGAGATCCTGTGTATGGATGCATGGGTGCAATATCAACCTTGCAGCAACAAGTTCAATCTTTACAAGCAGAACTAAATGCAATAAGAGCAGAGAtactaaaatacaaatatagAGAAGCCGCGAGTCTCATTTCTTCTAATCATGCAGCTTTGGTTTCTTCAGCTGATGCAATCTCAGCAGCAATTCCCACAAACTCACAACCACTAGGTCTTTCTCAACCTCTCACTCCTCCTCCACCAAAACCATTGCATACTCCTCCACTAAAACCATTGCCTTCTCCTTCTGTTATCCTTTCATCCTTCTCTTCATCTTCAACTTCTTCTGTGTACACTCCTCCTAAAAGCTCAATGAGCCTTGGATCCATTTCCAGCACTGAAAATGTCCCATACTTTGTTTAG
- the LOC114193829 gene encoding LOB domain-containing protein 13 isoform X1, whose protein sequence is MFGHQEIDRLEEITKVRAEVEASSQMGRKHFYGPTPGITLNTVTPCAACKLLRRRCAEECPFSPYFSPHEPQKFVAVHKVFGASNVSKMLLEVPEAQRADAANSLVYEANLRLRDPVYGCMGAISTLQQQVQSLQAELNAIRAEILKYKYREAASLISSNHAALVSSADAISAAIPTNSQPLGLSQPLTPPPPKPLHTPPLKPLPSPSVILSSFSSSSTSSVYTPPKSSMSLGSISSTENVPYFV, encoded by the exons TCAAGAGATAG ACAGATTAGAGGAGATAACAAAGGTGAGAGCAGAGGTGGAAGCATCATCTCAAATGGGAAGAAAGCATTTCTATGGTCCAACTCCTGGGATAACCTTAAACACAGTAACCCCTTGTGCTGCATGCAAGCTTTTGAGAAGAAGGTGTGCTGAAGAATGCCCTTTTTCTCCTTATTTCTCACCACACGAGCCTCAAAAGTTTGTAGCAGTTCACAAAGTGTTTGGTGCAAGCAATGTCTCCAAGATGCTTCTG GAGGTACCAGAGGCTCAAAGAGCTGATGCAGCAAATAGCCTTGTTTACGAAGCTAACTTGAGGCTAAGAGATCCTGTGTATGGATGCATGGGTGCAATATCAACCTTGCAGCAACAAGTTCAATCTTTACAAGCAGAACTAAATGCAATAAGAGCAGAGAtactaaaatacaaatatagAGAAGCCGCGAGTCTCATTTCTTCTAATCATGCAGCTTTGGTTTCTTCAGCTGATGCAATCTCAGCAGCAATTCCCACAAACTCACAACCACTAGGTCTTTCTCAACCTCTCACTCCTCCTCCACCAAAACCATTGCATACTCCTCCACTAAAACCATTGCCTTCTCCTTCTGTTATCCTTTCATCCTTCTCTTCATCTTCAACTTCTTCTGTGTACACTCCTCCTAAAAGCTCAATGAGCCTTGGATCCATTTCCAGCACTGAAAATGTCCCATACTTTGTTTAG